In a single window of the Nodularia sp. LEGE 06071 genome:
- a CDS encoding FAD-dependent oxidoreductase: MLTTYTADILVVGGGTGGTAAAIQAARRGANTILVSEFSWLGGMLTSAGVSAPDGNELVAFQTGLWGAFLQELRQRQPEGLNNSWVSFFSYDPRIGAKIFADWVQELSNLHWISGQVPLEVLQQGNCITGVRFADFTVTAKIILDGTELGDLLALGEIPHRWGWELQSEWGEVSAPADSNHLTQSYPVQAPTWVVVMQDFGEDVAPEIPPAPNYDPSLFAGAWDNYGAEKFLNYGRWPGNRFMINWPICGNDYGEGVGRLIESEGAKKAFLQESRWHSQNFAHFIQNNFGRRYGLAESVFPSKSSALALHPYYRESRRLVGLTTVREQDILPMAGGRVASLFPDAIAVGNYANDHHYPGFNLPLQPKSIRWGGRWTGTPFTIPYRSLIPAATDGFLVCEKNISVSHIANGATRLQPVVMGIGQAAGMAAAMCVELDCQPRDLPVRQLQNALLQSLPDPAIIVPLFNLDISPKSPEWLSWQVYYLNKPQVYPLNGNYPGSSLHTYNHLSNNQGLTRTSDCFTGIFRRINQQDYCFTITAPQAYDGQTWQIVTLRSHTQEQLQSAVHNQQLTIWGHLNHAGHWLLAEEIDIS, from the coding sequence TCTGCTGGGGTGTCTGCACCTGATGGTAATGAATTAGTGGCTTTTCAAACCGGGTTATGGGGTGCGTTTTTACAAGAATTACGGCAGCGTCAACCAGAAGGATTAAATAATAGCTGGGTGAGCTTTTTTAGTTATGATCCCCGCATTGGAGCCAAGATTTTTGCAGACTGGGTGCAGGAATTATCAAATCTGCATTGGATTTCTGGACAAGTGCCTTTAGAAGTGTTGCAACAAGGGAATTGTATAACTGGTGTAAGGTTTGCAGACTTCACCGTTACAGCCAAGATCATTCTCGACGGTACAGAATTGGGCGATTTATTGGCTTTGGGGGAAATTCCTCACCGTTGGGGCTGGGAGTTGCAATCTGAGTGGGGAGAAGTAAGCGCCCCAGCAGACTCTAATCATCTCACACAAAGTTATCCAGTGCAAGCCCCCACTTGGGTAGTGGTGATGCAAGATTTTGGAGAAGATGTTGCTCCGGAAATTCCACCTGCGCCTAATTATGATCCTTCACTGTTTGCAGGTGCGTGGGATAACTATGGAGCCGAGAAATTCTTAAACTATGGACGCTGGCCAGGAAATCGATTTATGATCAATTGGCCGATATGTGGTAATGACTATGGCGAAGGTGTAGGGCGATTAATCGAGTCAGAAGGAGCCAAAAAAGCATTTTTGCAAGAATCGCGCTGGCATAGCCAAAATTTTGCCCATTTTATCCAAAATAACTTCGGTAGGCGCTATGGCTTGGCTGAGTCAGTTTTCCCCTCTAAATCTAGTGCTTTGGCATTGCATCCTTACTACCGCGAGAGTCGCCGCTTAGTGGGACTAACTACTGTGCGAGAACAGGATATTTTGCCAATGGCTGGGGGTAGGGTAGCGTCTCTGTTCCCCGATGCAATCGCTGTGGGTAACTATGCCAACGACCATCATTATCCTGGATTCAATTTACCACTGCAACCGAAATCGATTCGTTGGGGCGGACGTTGGACTGGTACACCCTTTACGATTCCCTACCGTTCCCTCATTCCTGCGGCAACAGATGGTTTCTTAGTTTGTGAAAAGAATATTTCTGTATCTCATATTGCTAATGGCGCAACCAGATTACAACCTGTTGTTATGGGTATCGGTCAAGCGGCGGGAATGGCGGCGGCTATGTGCGTTGAGTTGGACTGTCAGCCGAGGGATTTACCTGTCAGGCAACTACAAAATGCATTGTTACAATCTTTACCAGATCCTGCAATAATTGTACCTTTATTTAACTTAGATATATCCCCCAAAAGTCCGGAATGGCTAAGTTGGCAAGTGTATTACTTAAATAAACCGCAAGTTTATCCATTAAATGGCAATTATCCTGGTTCATCGCTGCATACGTATAATCACTTAAGTAATAATCAAGGGTTAACACGTACAAGCGACTGTTTTACAGGCATTTTCCGGCGGATAAATCAGCAAGATTACTGTTTCACGATCACTGCACCACAGGCCTATGATGGTCAAACTTGGCAGATTGTGACTTTGCGATCGCACACACAAGAGCAACTACAAAGCGCTGTGCATAATCAACAGCTAACTATTTGGGGTCATTTAAATCATGCTGGTCATTGGTTACTAGCTGAAGAGATTGACATATCGTGA